Part of the Aureitalea marina genome, GGCCCGGCGAACGTTAAGCGCCGGAAGTTGGCCCGGGCCAGTGAGCCGGGTTTTTGCGTTGTTGTTTGTTTTAAGTTGTTATTAGTTTTCACTTGATCAATTATCGGTCCAGAACAATAACCCGCTGAGTTATAGCCGTTGTTGGGCATAGTTTTTTATTTCACTTTTATTTTCGGGTCGCTTTTTCGTCCACGTTTATTTTCGTTCTGATATTTTCGTCTCTGTTTCGCAATTTCGTAAAGTACAATTCCAGATGAAGTTCCTAAATTCAAACTTTCAATGATTCCGAACATTTCGATTTGGATACAAGCTTCACTATTTTCAACTGCCAATTCACTAATTCCGCGAGATTCATTTCCAAACCAAACCGCAAGTCTTTTTTGCGTAAAATTTCCCTCGTGTAGAATCACGTTTGTTTTTCCTTTTATGTGTGGTGAAGTCACAACTGAAGTAAATCTGTTATTATTCAGATGATCAATGCATGCTTGAGTGCTTTTAAATGTCTTCACAAAACTCCATTTAATTGCAGAAACAGAAGGTTTAATCAAAGAACGTCTTTCACGCATATCTTGCCAATCTTCTGGAAGTCGTCCTTGACTGTCCACAACATATAGCTTTTCAACTCCAAGAGCATTTATATTTCGAATTACAGTTCCGATATTTTTAATCATATTCGGTTCTTCCAGAACTGCAATCAGATTTTTACATCTATGTTCTTTTATTTCATCCGCTCTTTTTCTTAAAGAACTTTTTTCCTTTATTTCGGTTTCTTCGCTCATTTCTCAAATTATGCCCAACGGTTTCGTATAAGAGCCGTACGGCTCTATGACTTGCCTGGCGCTGGGTTTTGGCGGAGCCAAAAAATTGGCCCGAAGGCGAGGCAAGTCCTTGCGTTTGTTTATTTAGTTAAAGTTCGGTTTTAGTTTCAATGGATCTTGTTCTGAGTCTTACCACACTGAGTATGGCTTTTATGCGTTGTTAGCTACAGTTTTTTTCGGTTTCCGTTTTGGTTTAATGTCAGCCAAAAGTCTCTTCTTGTCGAAAACAAATCGTTTGGATTGCCTGTCAGATATAAACCCGTAATCAGTCCACATTATTTCAGCTCCATCCTCAATATTATCATCATAGATTGGTAAAAGTTCTCCAATGCCAACGAAAGTCCATTCCATTTCGATTTTATCAGAATTAATGAATTTATATTCAGCTTCTTTTCCTAGTTTAACGGCTTTGTCGAATGCCTTTTCAGGAGAACTTGCTTTGATCAGATGATAATTGCCCCAAGTCGTAACTCTTCGTAAGTCTTGTTTTTCATTTCGATCGACTGGTTCACATTTCTCAACAATTTCAACTATGTACCAATCTCCGTTTTCGTTCGATATTTTTTCTTGGGTTTTCATTCTTTATAAATTGTAGCTAACGTTTAGTATATGAAGCGTAGCATCCCGAAGGGTGCTATGATTTCATATACAGTGTTAGCAGTTTTTATTTTTTTCATTTTGACGATTCCACACGCGTGTTACATTTTCCACATTCTGGTTGGT contains:
- a CDS encoding DUF4288 domain-containing protein → MKTQEKISNENGDWYIVEIVEKCEPVDRNEKQDLRRVTTWGNYHLIKASSPEKAFDKAVKLGKEAEYKFINSDKIEMEWTFVGIGELLPIYDDNIEDGAEIMWTDYGFISDRQSKRFVFDKKRLLADIKPKRKPKKTVANNA
- a CDS encoding TrmH family RNA methyltransferase produces the protein MSEETEIKEKSSLRKRADEIKEHRCKNLIAVLEEPNMIKNIGTVIRNINALGVEKLYVVDSQGRLPEDWQDMRERRSLIKPSVSAIKWSFVKTFKSTQACIDHLNNNRFTSVVTSPHIKGKTNVILHEGNFTQKRLAVWFGNESRGISELAVENSEACIQIEMFGIIESLNLGTSSGIVLYEIAKQRRKYQNENKRGRKSDPKIKVK